One stretch of Rana temporaria chromosome 10, aRanTem1.1, whole genome shotgun sequence DNA includes these proteins:
- the LOC120915892 gene encoding uromodulin-like, whose translation MTLHRPMSTSDCNTVAKVNATHVTYTNRLYIFAKKFPIQTANDASMSISCSYPLSVNIALNVSLRPVIGTTVLNDVTGNGSYVAAMLAYTDNTFTTPLSDSNPLTVENKIYLSVLIPDLDVKTFKLKVVNIYASPTNSSDKKYNLLQNGCPGSDVPADQLTVDSNGVGTESRFAMKVFKIANSNAVYLFADLVLCTNNCATNCSSTQSKSDVSQKIDGKVGIYLDAWA comes from the exons GTAAATGCGACCCATGTCACCTACACAAATCGGCTGTATATTTTTGCCAAAAAGTTTCCAATCCAAACAGCAAATGACGCGTCCATGAGTATTTCCTGCTCTTACCCGCTGAGTGTGAATATTGCTCTTAATGTGTCACTGCGCCCAGTAATTGG GACCACAGTACTAAATGACGTTACAGGAAATGGAAGTTATGTAGCCGCAATGTTGGCCTACACAGATAACACATTTACCACCCCTCTCTCCGACTCCAACCCCCTGACTGTTGAAAATAAAATTTACCTCTCAGTGCTCATACCAGATCTGGATGTGAAAACCTTTAAACTCAAAGTGGTGAATATTTATGCCTCTCCTACCAATTCAAGCGACAAAAAGTACAATCTTCTTCAGAACGG GTGCCCAGGTAGCGATGTACCTGCTGACCAGCTAACAGTGGACAGCAATGGAGTCGGCACTGAATCTCGGTTTGCTATGAAAGTCTTCAAGATTGCCAACTCTAACGCCGTCTATCTCTTTGCCGATCTTGTACTCTGCACTAATAATTGTGCCACG AACTGCAGCTCGACTCAATCCAAATCCGATGTTTCCCAAAAGATTGATGGAAAAGTCGGCATCTATTTGGATGCAT gGGCGTGA